The DNA region ACTCAAGGCTCTCGACCCGAACGCCGCCGAACGCATCGGCTCGCAGAACGGACGCCGCCTCGTGCGCGCCCTCGAGATCATCGAGATCACGGGGGAACCGCACGCCGCCTCGCTTCCGGATGAACCCGTCGAATGGGCACCTCTGGCGATGATCGGCCTCGCCCTCGATCGAGCTGAGCTCGTGGAGCGGCTCGATTCGCGGGTCGAGCAGATGTGGGCCGACGGGATGCTCGGCGAGGTCGAGGCGCTCATTCCGGCCGGCATCGAGCGCGGCATCACTGCAAGCCGCGCCATCGGTTACGCACAGGCCCTCGCCCAACTGCGGGGCGAGATCGACGAGGCCGAGGCGATCGACCTGACGCAGGCACTCACCCGGCGCTACGCGCGCCGCCAGGTGAGCTGGTTCAAGCGCTACCCGAAGACGACCTGGCTGGAAGCGACGGATGAAGCCCGAGTGGCGTCGGCGATGCGAGTCGTGCTCGATCAAC from Leifsonia sp. Root1293 includes:
- the miaA gene encoding tRNA (adenosine(37)-N6)-dimethylallyltransferase MiaA translates to MTTPTEAAALPLIAVVGATGTGKSALALDIAEHLIADGLSVEIVNADASQLYRGMDIGTAKLAPSERRGIRHHLFDVLEVTEEASVARYQTEARAAIAGIRERGAVPILVGGSGLYVSSVVYDFRFPGTDTELRTRLEQELSERGPGLLHQRLKALDPNAAERIGSQNGRRLVRALEIIEITGEPHAASLPDEPVEWAPLAMIGLALDRAELVERLDSRVEQMWADGMLGEVEALIPAGIERGITASRAIGYAQALAQLRGEIDEAEAIDLTQALTRRYARRQVSWFKRYPKTTWLEATDEARVASAMRVVLDQL